Sequence from the Candidatus Thermoplasmatota archaeon genome:
GGCCACGAGGTCTCGAGGCGCCACCGGCCGAAGTTGTCCTGCACCTCGACGAGCCCGTAGGTCCCGTTGATGCCGTTCGGGAGCCCGAGAAGATGATAGTCCATCCACTGGATCGCGAGGCGGCGGAAATCGTCGCCGCGGCCCGTGTTCGCGGCGTTCGGCTGGGCATGGTCCATCTGCCAGAGGAATCCGCGCTTGGGACCGCCGTAGTTGTTGTACCACGGATCGATGTGGTCGGGACGCGCGTTCACGTCGGCGAAGCCGTGGACGTAGAGCATCGGGGCGCGGGCGTCCTTCGCTTTCTCGCGAATGTCGCGTTCGCGCATCCACGCGTTGTAGTCGCCCGTGAAGTCGTTGCTGCCCGCCTGGTTGACGACGAGGCAGTGCTGGTGCGTGAGGTGGTCGATGTCATACGGATCGTGCTGGTTGACGCCGATCTCGTAGTTGTAGAGGAGGGGCGAGTGCGGCGTCCAGCCCTGGTATTTGGCGCCGCCCTTGCCGACGACGTGGTACCAGTCCGCGACCGGGGCGATGGGGATGATCGCCGCGAGGTGCTTCGGCGTGTTCGCGGCGGCCATCTGCTGCGTCCAGCCGTCGTAGGAGCCGCCGATCATGCCGACCTTGCCGTTCGACCACGGGAGCTGACCGAGGAAGTCGACGACGGTCGCCGCGTCGGCCTGCTCCTTCGGGCCGCCGAGGTCCACGCAACCGCCCGACGACCGCGTGCCGCGGAGGTCGACGAGCGCCACCGCGTAGCCGCGCGGAAGGAACCAGTCGATGTAGGCCGCGTAGGTCGAATCGGGGTCCGGGTAGTTGTTGTCGTCGCGCTGCTTCGCGCCCGCGAAGTAGGGCGAGATGATGGCGACCACGGGGAACGTGCGGTTGGGGAGGTCCGCGCGCCAGACGTCGGCGGCGAGGGTGACGCCATCGAAGGTGGGGATCCGGTGCTCCTCGTGGAGGAGGTCGTACGTGTCGAGCTCCTCCGAGAGGCCGTGGAGGTCGA
This genomic interval carries:
- a CDS encoding CocE/NonD family hydrolase translates to DLHGLSEELDTYDLLHEEHRIPTFDGVTLAADVWRADLPNRTFPVVAIISPYFAGAKQRDDNNYPDPDSTYAAYIDWFLPRGYAVALVDLRGTRSSGGCVDLGGPKEQADAATVVDFLGQLPWSNGKVGMIGGSYDGWTQQMAAANTPKHLAAIIPIAPVADWYHVVGKGGAKYQGWTPHSPLLYNYEIGVNQHDPYDIDHLTHQHCLVVNQAGSNDFTGDYNAWMRERDIREKAKDARAPMLYVHGFADVNARPDHIDPWYNNYGGPKRGFLWQMDHAQPNAANTGRGDDFRRLAIQWMDYHLLGLPNGINGTYGLVEVQDNFGRWRLETSWPPADLVETRFALAPGAIHIATNDTPAPTRSVGGLLGLGLATQAETMRLRDNPFEDGQAFGARDARMESTASDSRLVFRSGVLEEDIHYAGRPAVHLRVEADRPQAQYVVRLYDVSPDGSWTLLNRGVATLRHRNGPDTAEAAAPATLYTVKAAMQPNDYVFPKGHAIGITVTASDMNYVYSSPAYAMSTVHFDGAEGSALVLPVIARDTFTETSWGGDQPSWMGPREEARR